A stretch of the Desulforamulus ferrireducens genome encodes the following:
- a CDS encoding glycosyltransferase gives MIRGKEIMDQIDLEIGKLTNQQTKLTLLFVLDRLEIVGGLETHLYHLCRELRQRGHKIIVDCASISTTLQELFSFVEIYQGKTVAEMGEIIRTNEVDLIHCQPFHSAERALVLHEQTKVPFVLTWHGAYYMDNFPQIAQKLEKVICVSEEVYDLLLEKYPLVQPKLVIIQNGIDLNEFAFMAPQQETKEITFIGRDCADRLVGLKYLIESVSMTSFQKINIVGFKSRPELQPDHLCNFVGEVTDVKKYIQRADVVVATGRGVREAIACGKPCIVLSHWGYDGILCPSTFKILEYANFSGRGLAEPLASERIRDDLNLLTSSELRVKLGLYGRRLAEKYYDIKKIADQTEIVYLQAVKNSKSPKVSILLPVYNQAKVVGQCLTSLLNQTCQDFEIILIDDGSTDSLSQVVSEFPDQRIRYIRREKHKGLPWTLNEALRLSQGKYITWLSAADLPLANYLEKLLEVLEREPECGSVYSDYLEIDEKANVIQNISKGLYQLNGEISYGPSFLYRIEAMQRAGFFDENLADVADKDYAMRLAATAPVFWLPEILYKHRILNKKSDNEFANKAFFKKWQWLRQYPHLEAKPMARDKVIFGEKVILPINMDCTVNSTMNKNLNYDAILLGNFRSSIYRCFVQVDINSILTGSQILRAEFQFFCTRNDNNSVQEITVHQVKEPWEENTVSWFNMPEIENEPIAEAQVGEIYNWVSFDITGLVQRWADGNTANYGICLRMKDEDKAEVVAGLNRHGDNPIAYPRLVVEYTGKDRCLTC, from the coding sequence GTGATTCGTGGTAAGGAAATAATGGACCAGATCGATTTAGAGATAGGTAAGCTAACTAATCAACAAACTAAGTTAACCCTTCTTTTTGTCCTAGATAGATTGGAAATTGTGGGTGGACTGGAAACACACCTATATCATCTCTGCCGGGAGCTGAGGCAGCGAGGTCATAAAATTATTGTTGATTGCGCCAGTATAAGTACTACTTTGCAGGAGCTATTTTCCTTTGTAGAAATATATCAAGGTAAGACAGTGGCAGAAATGGGGGAGATCATTCGCACAAATGAGGTAGATCTGATACATTGTCAACCGTTCCACTCTGCCGAAAGGGCACTGGTGTTACACGAGCAAACCAAGGTGCCATTTGTCCTTACCTGGCATGGCGCCTATTATATGGATAACTTTCCTCAAATAGCGCAGAAATTGGAAAAAGTAATTTGCGTCAGCGAAGAGGTTTATGACCTCCTGTTAGAAAAATATCCTCTGGTGCAACCCAAATTAGTTATTATTCAAAACGGTATCGATTTAAATGAGTTTGCATTTATGGCACCGCAGCAAGAAACGAAGGAGATCACATTTATTGGGCGAGACTGTGCAGATCGTTTGGTAGGGCTTAAGTATCTGATAGAAAGTGTTTCCATGACTTCCTTCCAGAAAATTAACATAGTTGGCTTTAAAAGCAGACCAGAACTACAGCCGGATCACTTATGTAATTTTGTTGGCGAGGTTACAGATGTAAAAAAATATATCCAGCGGGCAGATGTTGTGGTGGCAACGGGAAGGGGAGTCAGAGAAGCCATTGCCTGTGGCAAACCATGTATTGTCTTGAGCCATTGGGGGTATGATGGCATTTTATGTCCGAGCACATTTAAGATATTAGAGTATGCCAATTTTAGCGGTCGAGGTTTGGCTGAGCCCCTGGCCAGTGAGAGAATCCGGGATGATCTTAATCTACTGACATCCAGTGAATTAAGAGTTAAACTAGGTCTATATGGCCGGCGACTGGCAGAAAAATACTATGATATTAAAAAAATTGCCGATCAAACAGAAATAGTCTACCTGCAAGCAGTGAAAAACAGTAAATCACCAAAGGTTTCTATTCTGTTGCCGGTTTATAACCAGGCCAAGGTAGTTGGGCAGTGTCTCACCAGTTTATTAAACCAAACTTGCCAGGATTTTGAGATTATACTAATTGATGACGGTTCTACAGACTCACTGTCCCAGGTGGTTTCAGAGTTTCCAGATCAGAGAATACGTTATATCCGTAGGGAAAAACATAAAGGGCTACCCTGGACCCTTAACGAAGCACTTCGCTTAAGTCAGGGTAAATATATCACTTGGCTCTCGGCAGCTGATTTACCCCTTGCTAACTATCTTGAAAAACTGCTGGAGGTCTTAGAAAGAGAGCCAGAGTGTGGTTCAGTTTACTCAGACTATCTGGAAATTGATGAAAAGGCTAACGTTATTCAAAATATTAGTAAGGGATTATACCAATTAAATGGAGAAATCAGTTACGGGCCATCCTTTCTGTATCGAATTGAAGCAATGCAGCGAGCTGGTTTTTTTGATGAAAATTTAGCCGATGTCGCAGACAAGGATTACGCTATGCGGCTGGCCGCCACAGCACCGGTATTTTGGCTACCGGAGATCCTATATAAACATAGGATTCTTAATAAGAAAAGCGATAATGAATTTGCCAATAAAGCCTTTTTCAAGAAATGGCAATGGCTTCGTCAATATCCACATTTAGAGGCTAAGCCAATGGCAAGGGATAAGGTTATCTTTGGGGAAAAAGTGATCTTGCCAATAAATATGGATTGTACCGTGAACAGTACCATGAACAAAAATTTGAATTATGATGCCATACTGTTAGGAAATTTTAGATCTTCAATTTATCGCTGCTTTGTTCAGGTTGACATTAATTCTATCTTAACCGGCAGTCAAATTTTAAGGGCTGAATTCCAGTTTTTCTGCACCAGAAACGATAATAATTCGGTGCAAGAGATCACGGTTCATCAGGTAAAAGAACCTTGGGAGGAGAACACTGTTAGCTGGTTCAATATGCCTGAAATTGAAAATGAACCTATAGCTGAGGCTCAAGTAGGTGAAATTTATAACTGGGTTAGCTTCGATATAACAGGCTTGGTACAAAGGTGGGCTGATGGCAACACAGCAAATTATGGTATCTGCTTAAGGATGAAGGATGAAGACAAGGCAGAAGTAGTAGCAGGTTTAAACCGTCATGGTGATAATCCCATAGCTTACCCTAGATTAGTGGTTGAATACACTGGTAAGGACAGGTGTTTGACCTGTTAA
- a CDS encoding BclA C-terminal domain-containing protein translates to MAAFGSATQLATLADQTILAGADIPFSDNGPLFNIAHTAGTTTFTVTNAGTYQIDYIVNITAGLNASIVLTVGGVEVPGSQVDALVATGQLTGSVILTLAAGDVITLRNNSVISLTMPLAPSTGAQITIIQLD, encoded by the coding sequence TTGGCAGCCTTCGGAAGTGCCACTCAACTAGCCACCCTAGCAGACCAAACCATTCTGGCCGGTGCCGATATACCATTCAGTGACAATGGACCTCTCTTTAATATAGCTCACACCGCTGGCACTACCACCTTTACCGTTACTAATGCCGGAACCTACCAAATTGACTATATTGTCAACATTACAGCAGGTTTAAATGCTTCAATAGTCCTTACAGTGGGCGGTGTTGAAGTACCAGGTTCTCAAGTTGATGCCCTGGTTGCTACTGGTCAACTTACCGGTTCTGTTATTCTAACCCTGGCTGCCGGTGATGTTATTACCCTGAGAAACAACTCCGTAATTTCCCTCACAATGCCTTTAGCACCATCTACAGGCGCTCAAATTACAATCATTCAATTAGACTAA
- a CDS encoding glycosyltransferase family 2 protein, translating into MEKNPLAPTHTQEPYSPLVTIIVLAYNHLSYTKQCIESLYQYTSHIDFELITINNGSTDGTEEYFNSLPNTKKISFPENMGVCKAINYGIRMAQGKYTLNLSNDIVVTYNWLDNLLTCMESDEKIGMVVPVCNSTSNYQQITLKYSSLTEMQQRAKEYNVSNSQLWEERLRLVTYTCLFRTDLLQRLGGFDEDFNPGAFDDDAISFTIRRLGYKLILAKDTFVHHFGSITFKAEYAKNNLLQKNKILFFKKFGVYSWQATFIDQNVLQLLSYKGQDNINILGIGMSYGATLLQIKNICQRHGSKNIKLYYLSEQKQNLTDLKTICEFCVHTDTDNLLSYFGDRLYDYIIVESESNKLKNIDELFSRLAGLLKKDGEIVCTAANQAIYHQIKGVLFGKGLTYFKSIKDYYLGFSKPVGLL; encoded by the coding sequence ATGGAGAAAAATCCGTTAGCACCAACCCATACCCAAGAACCATACTCACCCCTTGTCACCATTATTGTGCTTGCCTATAATCACCTTAGTTATACTAAGCAATGTATTGAAAGTCTTTATCAATACACTTCGCATATCGATTTTGAATTAATCACCATTAATAATGGTTCAACGGATGGTACTGAAGAATATTTCAACAGCCTACCCAACACCAAAAAAATCAGCTTTCCTGAAAATATGGGTGTATGTAAGGCCATTAACTATGGTATTAGAATGGCCCAAGGCAAATATACCCTAAATTTAAGCAATGATATTGTTGTTACTTACAATTGGCTGGATAATTTGCTTACCTGTATGGAATCCGATGAAAAAATTGGTATGGTAGTTCCCGTATGTAACTCTACCTCCAATTATCAGCAGATTACTTTAAAATATAGCTCCCTGACTGAAATGCAACAGCGGGCTAAAGAATATAACGTGAGCAACAGTCAGCTCTGGGAGGAACGTCTCAGGCTTGTTACCTACACCTGCCTCTTCCGGACAGACTTACTACAGAGGCTAGGCGGGTTTGATGAGGATTTTAACCCTGGGGCTTTCGATGATGACGCCATTAGTTTCACTATCAGAAGATTAGGTTATAAATTGATTTTAGCCAAGGATACCTTTGTTCACCACTTTGGCTCCATTACCTTCAAAGCTGAATATGCCAAGAACAACCTGCTCCAAAAAAACAAAATCTTATTTTTTAAAAAATTTGGTGTTTATTCGTGGCAAGCCACCTTTATAGATCAAAATGTCTTACAACTCCTAAGTTATAAAGGTCAAGATAATATTAATATCTTAGGGATTGGCATGTCTTACGGTGCTACTCTACTGCAAATCAAAAACATCTGTCAAAGACACGGCAGCAAGAATATTAAGCTCTATTATCTTTCCGAGCAAAAACAAAATTTGACAGATCTTAAAACCATCTGTGAATTTTGCGTCCATACGGATACCGACAATTTACTAAGCTACTTTGGGGACCGGCTCTATGATTATATTATTGTGGAAAGCGAGTCTAACAAGCTAAAGAATATAGATGAGTTATTTAGCAGACTGGCTGGTTTGTTAAAAAAGGACGGAGAGATTGTCTGCACTGCGGCAAATCAAGCCATTTATCACCAAATTAAAGGTGTCCTTTTTGGTAAGGGCTTAACTTATTTTAAAAGTATCAAAGATTATTACCTGGGTTTTTCCAAACCGGTTGGTCTTTTGTAA
- the rfbH gene encoding lipopolysaccharide biosynthesis protein RfbH, whose amino-acid sequence MNLEQQVRAEILEKVAQFYALRKDNQRFVPGKSKVHYAGRVYDEKEMQAMVDSVLDFWLTLGEKGKEFMDKFLSLMGMKYGVLVNSGSSANLVAVSALCSANLEHPLKVGDEVITTALTFPTTLNPILQNGLLPVFVDVEEGTYNLDASKLEEAISDKTRTIVLAHTLGNPAQMDVIMDLARRHNLYVVEDTCDALDSRYDGKLCGTFGDLSTYSFYAAHHISMGEGGAVLTNDINLHRQCLSIRDWGRACYCQTGETNPKGACSRRFEHKYEKLPYGYDHKYVYNNIGYNLKPLDIQCAMGIEQLKKLPSFTERRRKNFQALYEALKKYEEYFILPKSLPKAQPSWFALPLTVREQAPFSRREIVTFLEKNQIETRMLFAGNILKHPAYRNIKYRLAGTLEQTENVLQNTFFIGVFPGIDDAKLDYIIHIIDTFMSQR is encoded by the coding sequence ATGAATTTAGAACAGCAAGTAAGAGCAGAAATTCTGGAAAAAGTGGCCCAATTTTATGCCCTGCGGAAGGATAACCAGCGCTTTGTGCCTGGTAAAAGCAAAGTGCATTATGCCGGCAGGGTCTACGATGAAAAAGAAATGCAGGCCATGGTAGATAGTGTCTTGGATTTTTGGCTTACCCTGGGAGAAAAGGGTAAGGAATTTATGGATAAATTTCTCTCGTTGATGGGGATGAAATATGGTGTGCTGGTTAACTCGGGATCCTCTGCCAATCTGGTTGCGGTAAGCGCCCTTTGCTCAGCCAATTTAGAGCATCCCTTGAAAGTTGGGGATGAGGTAATAACCACTGCCCTGACCTTCCCCACCACCCTCAATCCCATTTTACAAAATGGTTTGCTGCCCGTGTTTGTGGATGTTGAAGAAGGCACCTATAACCTGGATGCCTCTAAGCTTGAAGAAGCAATATCTGACAAAACACGAACCATTGTCCTTGCCCATACCCTGGGTAACCCTGCCCAGATGGATGTAATTATGGATTTGGCCAGGCGCCATAATCTATATGTGGTAGAGGATACCTGCGATGCCCTTGATTCACGGTATGACGGCAAGCTGTGCGGCACCTTTGGCGATCTTTCCACCTACAGCTTTTACGCAGCCCATCATATCTCAATGGGTGAAGGCGGAGCAGTTCTCACCAACGATATAAATTTACACAGACAGTGCTTATCCATCCGCGATTGGGGTAGAGCCTGTTATTGTCAAACTGGCGAAACCAATCCCAAGGGCGCCTGCAGTCGTCGCTTTGAGCATAAATATGAAAAACTGCCCTATGGCTATGACCACAAATATGTTTACAACAATATTGGTTACAATTTAAAACCTCTGGATATTCAATGCGCCATGGGCATTGAGCAACTGAAAAAACTCCCCTCCTTCACGGAGAGGCGGCGAAAGAATTTCCAGGCACTGTATGAGGCTTTAAAAAAATATGAAGAATATTTCATTCTTCCGAAATCGCTGCCTAAAGCGCAGCCTTCTTGGTTTGCCCTGCCCCTGACGGTAAGGGAACAGGCTCCTTTTTCACGGAGAGAAATCGTAACCTTTTTAGAAAAAAACCAAATTGAAACCAGAATGCTGTTTGCTGGTAATATCTTAAAACATCCCGCCTACCGCAATATTAAGTACCGCCTCGCCGGCACACTGGAACAGACAGAAAACGTGCTGCAAAATACCTTTTTCATCGGTGTTTTCCCTGGCATTGATGATGCAAAGCTTGATTATATCATTCATATCATAGACACTTTTATGTCTCAAAGGTGA
- a CDS encoding DegT/DnrJ/EryC1/StrS family aminotransferase: MNKRISFAGPSITDKEVSYVLDAVRNGWYENYDQYTKRLERAFADYIGVKYALATHCCTVALHLAAEALELGPGDEVIVPDFSWVATAYAVAYTGATCVFVDIDPDTWTIDPQCIRQAITPKTKAIMLVHTFGHPADMDEILKIAAEHGLFVIEDAAPAIGATYKGKLVGGFGHVACFSFQGAKMTVSGEGGMLVTNDENIYRKACLLASMGRTDSKAVFWSDMLGFQYTMNNLTAALALAQLERVDELLAKKRQLFDYYYQRLKDVAGIKIIKEKPGYKSNYCYPSILLDSTITANRDEILARLKDLNIHARPGFPRMSLFPVFNQRFENPVAKSVEQRGISLPSAANLTEADIDFVCQNLINLLHNS; the protein is encoded by the coding sequence ATGAACAAAAGAATTAGTTTTGCCGGACCATCCATCACCGATAAAGAGGTTTCTTATGTCCTGGATGCGGTGAGGAACGGCTGGTACGAAAATTATGACCAATACACGAAAAGACTGGAAAGGGCCTTCGCCGACTATATCGGCGTCAAATACGCTCTGGCCACCCATTGCTGTACAGTGGCGCTGCATCTTGCCGCTGAAGCTTTGGAACTAGGGCCAGGGGATGAAGTAATTGTCCCGGATTTTAGCTGGGTAGCCACAGCCTATGCCGTGGCCTACACTGGGGCAACCTGTGTTTTTGTGGACATTGATCCCGATACCTGGACTATTGATCCCCAATGCATTCGGCAAGCCATTACCCCCAAGACTAAAGCCATTATGCTGGTGCATACCTTTGGGCACCCCGCAGACATGGATGAAATACTAAAAATTGCTGCAGAACACGGTTTGTTTGTCATTGAGGATGCTGCCCCCGCCATTGGTGCCACATATAAGGGAAAACTTGTGGGTGGCTTTGGTCATGTTGCCTGCTTTAGTTTTCAAGGGGCCAAAATGACGGTCAGCGGCGAAGGTGGCATGCTGGTTACTAACGATGAAAATATTTATCGGAAGGCTTGCCTGCTGGCATCTATGGGCAGAACTGACAGCAAGGCGGTTTTTTGGTCGGATATGCTCGGCTTCCAATACACCATGAATAATTTAACAGCCGCTCTGGCCCTGGCCCAACTGGAAAGGGTTGATGAACTACTGGCCAAGAAAAGGCAGTTATTTGATTATTATTATCAACGCTTAAAGGATGTGGCGGGCATCAAAATCATCAAGGAAAAACCAGGCTATAAAAGCAATTATTGTTACCCTTCCATTTTGCTCGACTCAACGATCACAGCCAATAGAGATGAGATCCTGGCCCGCTTAAAGGATTTAAACATTCATGCCAGGCCGGGGTTCCCTAGAATGAGTCTTTTTCCTGTGTTTAATCAAAGATTTGAAAATCCGGTGGCAAAGAGTGTGGAGCAAAGGGGAATCTCACTTCCCTCAGCAGCCAACCTAACTGAAGCAGACATTGATTTTGTTTGCCAAAATCTAATCAACCTCCTCCACAACTCTTAA
- a CDS encoding pyridoxal phosphate-dependent aminotransferase, translating to MAGKYSNRLGSLAGSEIRNMSIECEKVGGINLSQGICDLPLPPVLNTATKDALDSGMNHYTRHDGLDELRAAISQKLLRYNNIQADPLKNIIVTSGSTGAFYCACLALLNPGDEVVLFEPFYGYHQYTLLALGITPLYATLNPPCWEFDANEVEKLITKKTKGILINTPANPSGKVFSRRELEILADICLRHHLFLFTDEIYEYIVYDGLSHISPGTLTTIGDRVITISGYSKTFSITGWRIGYCACQEELAQQIGYAHDLVYICAPSPLQAGVAKAIQSLPDSFYLSLSAAYEKKRQVLCEALQEASLQPYIPQGAYYVLADASRIPGVNSKEKALYLLNKTGVAAVPGSAFYHQEGGENLLRFCFAKEDQVLNEACARLQRIKGFI from the coding sequence TTGGCGGGAAAATACAGCAATAGACTTGGCAGTTTGGCCGGCTCAGAAATACGCAATATGTCTATAGAGTGTGAAAAAGTAGGCGGAATCAATTTGTCACAGGGTATTTGCGACTTGCCGCTGCCGCCTGTCTTGAACACAGCAACCAAAGATGCTCTGGACAGTGGCATGAATCATTATACCCGACATGACGGCTTAGACGAACTGCGAGCAGCTATCTCCCAAAAACTGCTGCGCTATAACAACATCCAGGCAGATCCTTTAAAAAACATCATTGTCACTTCAGGTTCAACAGGAGCATTTTATTGTGCCTGCTTAGCTTTACTCAATCCCGGTGATGAAGTTGTCCTTTTTGAACCATTTTATGGCTATCACCAATATACCCTGCTAGCCTTGGGCATCACACCGCTCTATGCCACACTAAACCCCCCCTGCTGGGAATTTGATGCCAATGAGGTTGAAAAGCTCATTACTAAAAAGACCAAGGGCATCTTGATCAATACTCCGGCCAATCCCTCGGGCAAGGTTTTTTCGCGCCGTGAACTGGAGATATTGGCAGATATTTGTCTACGGCATCACCTTTTTCTTTTTACCGATGAGATTTATGAATATATCGTTTACGATGGACTTTCCCATATCAGCCCCGGTACCCTGACGACCATTGGAGACAGAGTAATTACCATCTCCGGTTATTCCAAAACCTTTAGCATTACAGGCTGGAGAATCGGCTATTGTGCCTGCCAGGAGGAATTAGCCCAACAGATCGGTTACGCTCATGATTTGGTCTATATCTGTGCCCCCTCACCCCTACAGGCTGGTGTAGCAAAGGCCATTCAGTCTCTGCCGGACAGTTTTTATCTCTCCCTCTCGGCGGCCTATGAAAAAAAGCGGCAGGTTTTGTGTGAAGCCCTCCAGGAAGCTTCTCTGCAGCCATATATACCCCAGGGAGCCTACTATGTTTTAGCTGATGCCAGTAGAATTCCCGGTGTTAACAGTAAAGAAAAGGCCCTCTACCTTTTAAATAAAACCGGTGTAGCAGCCGTACCGGGAAGTGCCTTTTATCACCAGGAAGGTGGAGAAAACTTGCTGCGGTTTTGCTTTGCCAAAGAGGATCAGGTGCTGAATGAGGCCTGTGCAAGGCTACAAAGGATTAAAGGGTTCATCTAG
- a CDS encoding GNAT family N-acetyltransferase — MMHSFQKRVLNKLNKFKCKNPLAPLQCLPIYDSQMTIVGYLRPITYNYQLTLPGCPELLARWRNENAHMSPEQFVATAESTENWLNKLVLARNDRILFLIMANDGTKVGHIGLASFDFKKKSCEIDAVLRGVKTGYPGMMTFALNSLIYWGLTELKVKQILLRVLANNLRAIEFYSRNNFVRLKDIPVNPDTNQYYLQMQLNVKEWKKQNAHLF, encoded by the coding sequence ATGATGCATAGTTTTCAAAAACGTGTTCTCAACAAGTTAAACAAATTTAAATGCAAAAATCCTCTGGCGCCCTTGCAGTGTCTTCCCATCTATGATTCTCAAATGACTATTGTTGGTTATTTAAGACCCATCACTTACAATTACCAGCTAACCCTGCCAGGTTGCCCGGAATTACTGGCCAGATGGCGCAATGAAAATGCCCACATGTCTCCGGAGCAGTTTGTGGCTACAGCCGAGAGCACGGAAAACTGGCTGAACAAACTTGTCCTGGCCAGAAATGACAGAATTTTATTTTTAATTATGGCCAATGACGGTACTAAAGTCGGTCATATTGGTCTTGCTTCCTTTGATTTTAAGAAAAAAAGTTGTGAGATTGATGCCGTATTAAGGGGCGTCAAAACCGGGTATCCGGGCATGATGACCTTTGCCCTGAATTCGCTGATCTACTGGGGGCTTACCGAACTAAAAGTGAAACAAATCCTACTACGTGTGCTTGCCAACAATCTAAGAGCCATTGAATTTTACAGTAGAAATAACTTTGTTAGGCTCAAGGATATCCCGGTTAACCCAGACACCAACCAGTATTATCTACAAATGCAACTGAATGTAAAAGAATGGAAAAAACAAAATGCCCATTTGTTTTAA
- a CDS encoding thiamine pyrophosphate-binding protein, which yields MKLADYIAGFLAAQGCTHVFGYPGGAIMHLIDSLYKRQDIQFIGTYHEQGAAFAAEGYARRKNGLGVAIATSGPGATNLITGICSAYFDSIPCLYLTGQVNTYEYKGDMTVRQLGFQETDIVSIVKPITKYAVRLTDPLRIRYELEKAISLATSGRKGPVLLDLPMDMQRADIKEQELVGYQPEPAEEMKKDWLGPLLELFNNAKRPVILVGGGVRLAGAQDLFQQFAQQLKIPIVCSLMGRDVYDNTKDNYFGMIGAYGNRYANLTIANSDFILALGSRLDSRQTGKASSFAREAKLVRVDIDSNELAKKIKKDEMVIQADIGYFLSTLLENMEQINPAFIKPSLANSWLERARNYQQKYPSFHTQDISDPNFIMWEISQMTSENDVICLDVGQNQMWAAQSMQLTKGQRLLISGGMGAMGFSLPAAIGAYYQNPHQGKVLAIAGDGGMQMNIQELALLKRNRLPIKVIVMNNHSLGMIRHFQEMYFEGRYYATIKDYEAPDFCKIAEAYGIQGVKVKDIHGLRNLKPLLASADPVFIEIQLPQTTYVYPKLSINRPIEDQDPLLPREELAGNMLVKPWDS from the coding sequence ATGAAATTAGCAGATTATATCGCTGGTTTTTTAGCAGCCCAAGGCTGCACACACGTTTTTGGTTACCCAGGCGGAGCAATCATGCATCTCATTGACTCCCTCTACAAAAGGCAGGATATCCAATTTATTGGCACCTACCACGAACAGGGTGCTGCCTTTGCAGCGGAAGGCTATGCCAGAAGAAAAAATGGTCTCGGCGTAGCCATTGCCACCAGTGGCCCGGGGGCCACCAACCTGATAACTGGTATCTGTAGTGCTTATTTTGATTCCATTCCCTGCCTTTATCTGACAGGGCAAGTTAACACCTATGAATATAAGGGAGACATGACGGTGCGACAGTTGGGTTTCCAGGAAACTGATATTGTCAGTATCGTTAAGCCCATTACCAAATATGCTGTTCGGCTGACTGATCCCCTGCGGATAAGATATGAGTTGGAAAAGGCCATTTCCCTCGCCACTTCTGGCAGGAAAGGTCCTGTTTTACTGGATCTCCCCATGGATATGCAGCGGGCAGACATCAAGGAGCAGGAACTGGTGGGCTATCAACCAGAGCCAGCCGAGGAAATGAAAAAGGACTGGCTTGGCCCCCTGCTGGAATTGTTCAATAACGCCAAGCGTCCTGTAATATTGGTTGGTGGCGGAGTTCGGCTCGCCGGCGCCCAAGATCTTTTTCAGCAATTTGCCCAGCAGTTAAAAATACCCATCGTTTGTTCACTGATGGGACGCGATGTCTATGATAACACAAAGGACAATTACTTCGGTATGATTGGCGCCTACGGCAACCGTTACGCCAATTTAACCATTGCCAACAGTGATTTCATTCTTGCCCTGGGTTCCCGACTAGATTCAAGACAGACTGGTAAGGCCAGCAGCTTTGCCCGGGAAGCTAAGCTGGTGAGAGTGGATATTGATAGCAACGAGTTAGCTAAAAAAATTAAAAAGGATGAAATGGTCATTCAGGCAGACATCGGTTACTTCCTCAGCACACTCCTAGAAAACATGGAGCAAATTAATCCAGCCTTTATTAAACCATCCCTTGCCAACTCCTGGCTGGAGCGGGCACGGAACTATCAACAAAAGTACCCCTCCTTCCATACTCAGGATATATCAGACCCTAATTTTATTATGTGGGAAATTTCCCAAATGACTTCAGAAAACGATGTTATTTGCCTGGACGTCGGGCAAAACCAGATGTGGGCAGCTCAATCCATGCAACTTACCAAGGGCCAGCGCCTGCTGATCTCCGGCGGTATGGGAGCCATGGGCTTCTCTCTGCCAGCGGCCATTGGAGCTTACTACCAGAACCCGCACCAGGGAAAGGTGCTGGCCATCGCCGGAGATGGCGGAATGCAGATGAATATACAGGAACTGGCACTGCTCAAAAGAAATCGCCTCCCCATCAAAGTCATCGTGATGAATAACCATAGCCTCGGTATGATCAGACATTTTCAGGAGATGTACTTTGAAGGCAGATATTATGCAACCATTAAGGACTATGAAGCACCTGATTTTTGTAAAATTGCAGAGGCCTATGGCATTCAAGGGGTAAAGGTCAAAGATATCCATGGTTTGCGCAATCTAAAACCACTTTTGGCATCTGCTGACCCGGTCTTTATCGAAATTCAACTGCCACAAACTACCTACGTCTATCCAAAGCTCTCCATCAATCGCCCCATAGAGGATCAAGACCCTCTGCTACCCCGGGAGGAGTTGGCCGGTAATATGCTGGTAAAACCCTGGGACAGCTGA